One region of Mycolicibacterium insubricum genomic DNA includes:
- the nuoF gene encoding NADH-quinone oxidoreductase subunit NuoF: MSTPLTPVLSRFWDADSAWTLQTYERHHGYRALRKALAMTPDEVINLVKESGLRGRGGAGFPTGTKWSFIPQNEPNPKPHYLVINADESEPGTCKDIPLLLTTPHFLVEGAIIAAYAIGARHAFVYVRGEVVPVLRRLQAAVAEAYAAGYLGRNILGSGVDVDLVVHAGAGAYICGEETALLDSLEGRRGQPRLRPPFPAVAGLYACPTVVNNVESIASVPPVLLGGTDWFRSMGTEKSPGFTLYSLSGHVNRPGQYEAPLGITLRELLDYAGGVRTGHTLKFWTPGGSSTPLLTPEHLDVPLDYEGMASVGSMLGTKALQIFDETTCVVRAVRRWTQFYAHESCGKCTPCREGTYWLAQIYQRLETGRGEPDDLDKLDEIADAILGKAFCALGDGAASPIMSSLNWFRAEYEQHLSGGCPFDPVASMLVAPEGVPQ; the protein is encoded by the coding sequence ATGAGCACACCGCTGACACCGGTGCTGAGCCGGTTCTGGGATGCCGATTCGGCGTGGACGCTGCAAACCTATGAGCGCCACCACGGTTACCGGGCGCTGCGCAAGGCCCTGGCGATGACCCCCGACGAGGTCATCAACCTGGTCAAGGAGTCCGGGCTGCGCGGCCGCGGCGGCGCCGGGTTCCCCACCGGCACGAAATGGTCGTTCATCCCGCAGAACGAACCCAATCCCAAACCGCACTACCTGGTGATCAACGCCGACGAGTCCGAACCGGGCACCTGCAAGGACATCCCGCTGCTGCTGACCACCCCGCACTTCCTGGTCGAGGGCGCCATCATCGCCGCCTACGCGATCGGTGCCCGGCACGCCTTCGTCTACGTGCGCGGCGAGGTGGTGCCGGTGCTGCGCCGGCTGCAGGCCGCGGTCGCCGAGGCGTACGCCGCCGGGTACCTGGGCCGCAACATCCTGGGCTCGGGTGTGGACGTGGATCTGGTGGTGCACGCCGGCGCCGGCGCCTACATCTGCGGTGAGGAGACCGCACTGCTGGATTCGCTGGAGGGCCGGCGCGGCCAGCCCCGGCTGCGGCCGCCGTTCCCGGCCGTGGCGGGCCTCTACGCCTGCCCGACGGTGGTCAACAACGTCGAATCGATCGCCTCGGTCCCGCCGGTGCTGCTCGGCGGTACCGACTGGTTCCGCAGCATGGGCACCGAGAAATCGCCCGGCTTCACGCTGTATTCGCTGTCCGGGCACGTGAACCGGCCCGGCCAGTACGAGGCGCCGCTGGGCATCACGCTGCGCGAACTGCTGGACTACGCCGGCGGTGTCCGCACCGGGCACACCCTGAAGTTCTGGACCCCGGGCGGATCGTCGACGCCGCTGCTGACCCCGGAGCATCTCGACGTGCCGCTGGACTACGAGGGTATGGCGTCGGTCGGGTCGATGCTGGGCACCAAGGCGCTGCAGATCTTCGACGAGACCACCTGCGTGGTGCGGGCGGTACGCCGGTGGACCCAGTTCTACGCCCACGAGTCCTGCGGCAAGTGCACACCGTGCCGGGAGGGCACCTACTGGCTGGCCCAGATCTACCAGCGGCTGGAGACCGGCCGCGGCGAGCCCGACGACCTGGACAAGCTCGACGAGATCGCCGACGCCATCCTCGGCAAAGCGTTCTGCGCCCTCGGCGACGGTGCGGCCAGCCCGATCATGAGTTCACTCAACTGGTTCCGCGCCGAGTACGAACAGCACCTGTCCGGCGGCTGTCCGTTCGACCCGGTCGCGTCGATGCTCGTCGCACCCGAGGGGGTCCCGCAGTGA
- the nuoE gene encoding NADH-quinone oxidoreductase subunit NuoE, with protein sequence MNPIDLPLGRPSEPVPRIAGPDSFPDDVAAGLAADAATIIARYPQPRSALLPLLHLAQSVDGYLTNAGIRFCAEQLGLTDAEVTAVATFYSMYRRTPTGRYLVGVCTNTLCAIMGGDAILDTLQDHLGIEAGETTPDGAVTLEHIECNAACDYAPVVMVNWEFFDNQSPSGARDLVDDLRAGHPVVPTRGAPLCPFTQTARTLAGLPDPRPDTGPLFTGDATLAGLQVAREQQGRP encoded by the coding sequence ATGAACCCCATTGACCTCCCGCTGGGTCGGCCGAGCGAACCGGTCCCCCGCATCGCCGGCCCGGACAGTTTCCCCGACGACGTCGCGGCCGGGCTGGCCGCCGACGCCGCGACCATCATCGCCCGCTACCCGCAACCCCGCTCGGCGCTGCTGCCGCTGCTGCACCTGGCCCAGTCCGTCGACGGATACCTGACCAACGCCGGAATCCGCTTCTGCGCAGAGCAATTGGGCCTCACCGACGCCGAGGTGACCGCCGTGGCCACCTTCTACTCCATGTACCGGCGCACCCCCACCGGCCGCTACCTGGTCGGGGTGTGCACCAACACGCTGTGCGCGATCATGGGCGGCGACGCGATCCTGGACACCCTGCAGGATCACCTGGGCATCGAGGCCGGCGAGACCACCCCCGACGGCGCGGTCACCCTGGAACACATCGAGTGCAACGCGGCGTGCGACTACGCGCCCGTCGTGATGGTCAACTGGGAGTTCTTCGACAACCAGAGTCCCTCGGGCGCACGGGATCTGGTCGACGATCTGCGCGCCGGGCATCCCGTCGTGCCCACCCGCGGGGCACCGCTGTGCCCGTTCACCCAGACCGCCCGCACCCTGGCCGGGCTGCCCGACCCCCGGCCGGACACCGGGCCGCTGTTCACCGGGGATGCCACGCTGGCCGGTCTGCAGGTGGCCCGGGAACAGCAGGGGCGCCCATGA
- the nuoD gene encoding NADH dehydrogenase (quinone) subunit D, which translates to MTETIIGVAGSDWDDVVAAARAGVAPGERIVVNMGPQHPSTHGVLRLILEIDGETVTEARCGIGYLHTGIEKNLEYRTWTQGVTFVTRMDYLSPFFNETVYCLGVEKLLGITDDIPDRASVIRVMLMELNRISSHLVALATGGMELGAMSAMFFGFREREEILTVFEAITGLRMNHAYIRPGGLAADLPDDGVARVQRLLDILPGRLAEFERLLRENYIWKARTVDVGYLDLTGCMALGITGPVLRATGLPHDLRKAQPYCGYEDYDFTVITGSNCDCYDRFVIRVEEMNESLKIVRQCLDRLEPGPVMIDDKKLAWPADLELGPDGLGNSPAHIARIMGTSMEGLIHHFKLVTEGFRVPAGQCYVAVESPRGELGVQMVSDGGTRPYRVHYRDPSFTNLQAVAAMGEGGMVADLISAVASIDPVMGGVDR; encoded by the coding sequence ATGACCGAAACCATCATCGGCGTAGCCGGATCGGACTGGGACGACGTGGTCGCCGCGGCCCGCGCCGGCGTGGCGCCCGGCGAGCGGATCGTCGTCAACATGGGTCCCCAGCACCCGTCCACCCACGGGGTGCTGCGGCTGATCCTGGAGATCGACGGCGAGACCGTCACCGAGGCCCGTTGCGGCATCGGCTATCTGCACACCGGCATCGAGAAGAACCTGGAGTACCGGACCTGGACCCAGGGGGTCACCTTCGTCACCCGGATGGACTACCTGTCGCCGTTCTTCAACGAGACGGTGTACTGCCTCGGGGTGGAGAAGCTGCTCGGCATCACCGACGACATCCCGGATCGGGCCAGCGTCATCCGGGTGATGCTGATGGAACTCAACCGGATCTCCAGCCACCTGGTGGCCCTGGCCACCGGCGGCATGGAACTGGGCGCGATGAGCGCCATGTTCTTCGGCTTCCGGGAACGCGAAGAGATCCTGACGGTGTTCGAGGCGATCACCGGCCTGCGGATGAACCACGCCTACATCCGGCCCGGGGGCCTGGCTGCCGACCTGCCCGACGACGGGGTGGCCCGGGTGCAGCGGCTGCTGGACATCCTGCCCGGGCGGCTGGCCGAATTCGAACGCCTGCTGCGGGAGAACTACATCTGGAAGGCCCGCACCGTCGACGTGGGCTATCTGGACCTGACCGGTTGCATGGCACTGGGCATCACCGGCCCGGTGCTGCGCGCCACCGGCCTGCCGCATGACCTGCGCAAGGCCCAACCTTATTGCGGCTACGAAGATTACGACTTTACCGTGATCACCGGCAGCAATTGCGACTGCTACGACCGGTTCGTCATCCGGGTCGAGGAGATGAACGAGTCGCTCAAGATCGTGCGGCAGTGCCTGGACCGGCTGGAACCCGGGCCGGTGATGATCGACGACAAGAAGCTGGCCTGGCCGGCCGACCTGGAGCTGGGGCCCGACGGCCTGGGCAACTCACCGGCGCACATCGCCCGGATCATGGGCACGTCGATGGAGGGCCTGATCCACCACTTCAAGCTGGTGACCGAGGGGTTCCGGGTGCCCGCCGGGCAGTGCTACGTGGCGGTGGAATCCCCGCGCGGCGAACTGGGGGTGCAGATGGTGTCCGACGGCGGAACCCGGCCCTACCGGGTGCATTACCGGGACCCGTCGTTCACCAACCTGCAGGCGGTGGCCGCGATGGGTGAGGGCGGCATGGTCGCCGACCTGATCTCCGCGGTGGCGTCCATCGACCCGGTCATGGGAGGGGTCGACCGATGA
- a CDS encoding NADH-quinone oxidoreductase subunit C, translating into MSETDDAGPEVIGVRRGMFGATGTGDTSGYGRLVRTVALPGGSPRPYGGYFDAVVDRLAELLGDGFDDAVVRVVVHRDQLTLDIERTRLPLVARLLRDDEALRFEFCAGVSGVHYPGDTGRELHAVYPLMSITHNRRIQLEVACPDADPHVPSLFSVYPTTDWHERETFDFFGIVFDGHPGLTRIEMPDDWEGHPQRKDYPLGGIPVEYHGAQIPPPDERRAYT; encoded by the coding sequence GTGAGCGAAACCGACGACGCGGGCCCCGAGGTGATCGGCGTGCGCCGCGGCATGTTCGGGGCGACCGGCACCGGCGACACCTCCGGCTACGGCCGGCTGGTCCGCACCGTCGCACTGCCCGGCGGCTCCCCGCGGCCCTACGGCGGCTACTTCGACGCGGTCGTCGACCGGCTCGCCGAACTGCTCGGCGACGGGTTCGACGACGCCGTGGTGCGCGTCGTGGTGCACCGCGACCAGCTCACCCTGGACATCGAGCGCACCCGGTTGCCGCTGGTCGCCCGTCTGCTGCGCGACGACGAGGCGTTGCGCTTCGAGTTCTGCGCCGGGGTGTCGGGGGTGCACTACCCGGGTGACACCGGCCGCGAACTGCACGCCGTCTACCCGCTGATGTCGATCACCCACAACCGGCGCATCCAGCTGGAGGTGGCCTGCCCGGACGCCGATCCGCATGTGCCGTCGCTGTTTTCGGTGTACCCGACCACCGACTGGCACGAGCGCGAGACGTTCGACTTCTTCGGCATCGTCTTCGACGGGCATCCCGGCCTGACCCGCATCGAGATGCCCGACGACTGGGAGGGCCACCCGCAGCGCAAGGACTACCCGCTCGGCGGCATCCCGGTCGAATACCACGGCGCACAGATCCCGCCGCCGGACGAGCGCAGGGCGTACACCTGA
- a CDS encoding NuoB/complex I 20 kDa subunit family protein, translating into MGLEEALPGGILLTTVEKVAGFVRKGSLWPATFGLACCAIEMMATAGPRFDIARFGMERFSATPRQADLMIVAGRVSQKMAPVLRQVYDQMAEPKWVLAMGVCASSGGVFNNYAIVQGVDHVVPVDIYLPGCPPRPEMLLNAILTLHAKIAEMPLGVHRDQVIAAAEAAALNSPTTLELKGLLR; encoded by the coding sequence ATGGGACTAGAAGAGGCGCTGCCCGGCGGGATCCTGCTGACCACCGTGGAGAAGGTGGCCGGGTTCGTCCGCAAGGGCTCCCTGTGGCCGGCGACGTTCGGCCTGGCCTGCTGCGCCATCGAGATGATGGCGACGGCCGGCCCGCGCTTCGACATCGCCCGGTTCGGCATGGAGCGGTTTTCCGCCACCCCGCGGCAGGCCGACCTGATGATCGTCGCGGGCCGGGTCAGCCAGAAGATGGCCCCGGTGCTGCGCCAGGTCTACGACCAGATGGCCGAGCCGAAATGGGTGCTGGCGATGGGTGTCTGCGCGTCCTCGGGCGGCGTGTTCAACAACTACGCCATCGTCCAGGGCGTCGACCACGTCGTCCCGGTCGACATCTACCTGCCCGGCTGCCCACCGCGCCCGGAAATGCTGCTCAACGCCATCCTCACCCTGCACGCCAAGATCGCCGAGATGCCGCTGGGGGTGCACCGCGACCAGGTGATCGCCGCCGCCGAGGCCGCGGCGCTGAACTCCCCGACCACCCTGGAACTCAAGGGGCTGCTGCGGTGA
- a CDS encoding NADH-quinone oxidoreductase subunit A, producing MALYTPILILGAIAALFAVGSVGIALLIGPRRYNRAKLEAYECGIEPVEPAGHTGQRFPIKYYLTAMLFIVFDIEIVFLYPWAVAFDRMGIFALVEMMLFMATVFVAYAYVWRRGGLEWD from the coding sequence ATGGCTCTGTACACGCCCATTCTGATTCTGGGGGCCATTGCTGCGCTGTTCGCGGTCGGTTCGGTGGGAATCGCCCTGCTCATCGGCCCCCGCCGGTACAACCGGGCCAAGCTGGAGGCCTACGAGTGCGGCATCGAACCGGTCGAACCGGCCGGCCACACCGGGCAGCGATTCCCCATCAAGTACTACCTGACCGCGATGCTGTTCATCGTCTTCGACATCGAGATCGTGTTCCTGTACCCGTGGGCGGTGGCCTTCGACCGGATGGGCATCTTCGCCCTGGTGGAGATGATGCTGTTCATGGCGACGGTGTTCGTCGCCTACGCCTACGTGTGGCGCCGAGGCGGTCTGGAATGGGACTAG
- a CDS encoding Rv3143 family two-component system response regulator, with translation MPDTALRVLVYSDNARTREQVLLALGRRIHPDLPELDYLEVATAPVVIQTLDAGGVDLAILDGEATPAGGMGIAKQLKDEIADCPPILVLTGRRDDAWLARWSRAEAAVAHPIDPMVLADTVSDLLRSR, from the coding sequence GTGCCCGACACCGCCCTGCGGGTCCTGGTCTACAGCGACAACGCCCGCACCCGAGAGCAGGTTCTGCTGGCGCTGGGCCGCCGGATCCACCCGGACCTGCCGGAACTGGACTACCTGGAGGTGGCCACCGCACCGGTGGTGATCCAGACCCTCGACGCCGGCGGGGTCGACCTGGCCATTCTCGACGGCGAGGCCACCCCGGCCGGCGGTATGGGGATCGCCAAGCAGCTCAAGGACGAGATCGCCGACTGCCCGCCGATCCTGGTGCTGACCGGCCGCCGCGACGACGCCTGGCTGGCCCGCTGGTCACGCGCGGAGGCCGCGGTCGCCCATCCGATCGACCCCATGGTGCTCGCCGATACCGTCAGCGACCTGCTGCGCAGCCGCTGA
- a CDS encoding hydroxymethylglutaryl-CoA lyase produces MTLPRRVDIREVGLRDGLQLEDPLPLSAKLELLDALVATGVREIEATAFVSPSKVPALADAAELAAALARFDTVEFSALVAGPGGARRAVAAGIGSIEYVVSAADGHSRANVGRDTAEATAAIADIVAIAHDGGARLEVIIATAWDCPFDGPTPARRVLDIVAGAVAAGADRIALADTIGTTTPGRVTALIAAVRPLIGQLPLGAHFHNTRGAGLASAYAAVLAGVTRLDASVGGLGGCPFAPGATGNIATEDLVYLLRDCGVDTGIDLDAAIAAAGLAQRLVGHELPSALLRAGDRWLGS; encoded by the coding sequence GTGACGCTGCCGCGGCGGGTGGACATCCGGGAGGTCGGGCTGCGCGACGGTCTGCAGCTGGAGGACCCGCTGCCGCTGTCGGCGAAACTGGAGCTGCTCGACGCCTTGGTGGCCACCGGGGTGCGCGAGATCGAGGCGACCGCGTTCGTGTCCCCGTCGAAGGTGCCCGCACTGGCCGACGCCGCCGAGTTGGCCGCGGCGCTGGCCCGGTTCGATACCGTCGAGTTCTCCGCGCTGGTGGCCGGCCCGGGCGGTGCACGACGGGCGGTGGCCGCCGGGATCGGATCGATCGAGTACGTGGTGTCGGCCGCCGACGGGCATTCGCGGGCCAATGTGGGCCGCGACACCGCCGAGGCGACCGCCGCCATCGCCGACATCGTGGCGATCGCCCACGACGGCGGAGCGCGCCTGGAGGTGATCATCGCGACCGCCTGGGACTGCCCGTTCGACGGGCCCACGCCGGCCCGGCGCGTCCTCGACATCGTGGCGGGGGCGGTGGCGGCGGGCGCCGACCGGATCGCGCTGGCCGACACCATCGGCACCACCACCCCGGGCCGGGTCACCGCGCTGATCGCGGCCGTGCGGCCGCTGATCGGGCAGTTGCCGCTGGGCGCGCACTTTCACAACACCCGCGGCGCCGGGCTGGCCAGCGCGTACGCCGCGGTGCTGGCCGGGGTGACCCGGTTGGACGCCTCGGTCGGCGGGCTCGGCGGCTGCCCGTTCGCCCCCGGCGCAACCGGCAACATCGCCACCGAGGATCTGGTGTACCTGCTGCGCGACTGCGGCGTCGACACCGGCATCGACCTGGACGCGGCGATCGCCGCCGCCGGGCTGGCCCAGCGCCTGGTCGGCCACGAGCTGCCCAGTGCCCTGCTGCGCGCCGGGGACCGGTGGCTGGGCAGCTGA
- a CDS encoding CaiB/BaiF CoA transferase family protein — protein sequence MNSAPVAGPLDGIRVVEVGTLISGPFAGRLLGDMGAEVIKIEPPGAPDPLRTWGQADIDGERVFWTVHARNKKAVTLDLRHPRGRELFLDLVERADIVVENFRPGTLERWDLGYDVLAQRNPGIILVRVSGYGQTGPNAGKAGYASVAEAESGLRHMNGFPGGPPPRLALSLGDSLAGMFAAQGALAALYRRTVTGRGQVVDTALTESCLAVQESTIPDYDAGGVVRGPSGTRLDGIAPSNIYRSADGSWVVIAANQDTVFARLCAAMGSPELATDERFADHLARGRNQDELDDIIGSWAAIRQPGEIIDTLSAAGVIAGPINTVAEVLTDPQLLARNMIVDHWDERVGRNIKGPGVVPVLSESPGSVRSAGPPRPGSHNDEIYRGLLGRDDAEIAALAEEGVL from the coding sequence ATGAACAGCGCGCCGGTCGCCGGGCCCCTGGACGGCATCCGGGTCGTCGAGGTCGGCACCCTGATTTCCGGGCCGTTCGCCGGGCGCCTGCTCGGCGACATGGGCGCCGAGGTCATCAAGATCGAACCGCCCGGCGCGCCCGACCCGCTGCGCACCTGGGGCCAGGCCGACATCGACGGCGAGCGGGTGTTCTGGACCGTGCACGCCCGCAACAAAAAGGCCGTCACGCTCGATCTGCGCCACCCGCGGGGCCGGGAGTTGTTCCTGGATCTCGTCGAACGCGCCGACATCGTGGTGGAGAACTTCCGGCCCGGCACCCTGGAGCGCTGGGACCTTGGTTACGACGTGCTGGCGCAGCGCAACCCGGGGATCATCCTGGTGCGGGTGTCCGGCTACGGGCAGACCGGGCCGAATGCCGGCAAGGCGGGGTACGCCTCGGTGGCCGAGGCCGAATCCGGGCTGCGGCACATGAACGGGTTCCCCGGCGGCCCGCCGCCGCGGCTGGCACTGTCGCTGGGTGATTCGCTGGCCGGGATGTTCGCCGCCCAGGGCGCGCTGGCCGCCCTGTACCGGCGCACCGTCACCGGACGCGGCCAGGTCGTCGACACCGCGCTCACCGAATCCTGTTTGGCGGTACAGGAATCCACCATTCCCGACTACGACGCCGGCGGGGTGGTGCGCGGCCCGTCGGGCACCCGCCTGGACGGCATCGCGCCGTCGAACATCTACCGCAGCGCCGACGGCTCCTGGGTGGTGATCGCCGCCAACCAGGACACCGTGTTCGCCCGGCTGTGCGCCGCGATGGGCAGCCCGGAGCTGGCGACCGACGAGCGGTTCGCCGATCACCTTGCCCGCGGCCGCAATCAGGACGAGCTCGACGACATCATCGGATCCTGGGCGGCGATCCGCCAGCCCGGCGAGATCATCGACACGCTATCGGCGGCCGGGGTGATCGCCGGGCCGATCAACACCGTCGCCGAGGTCCTCACCGACCCGCAGCTGCTGGCCCGGAACATGATCGTCGACCACTGGGATGAGCGGGTCGGACGAAACATCAAGGGCCCCGGGGTCGTTCCGGTGCTCTCGGAATCTCCCGGCTCGGTGCGCTCGGCCGGTCCCCCGCGCCCCGGATCACACAACGACGAGATCTACCGCGGCCTGCTCGGCCGCGACGACGCCGAGATCGCCGCGCTGGCCGAGGAGGGTGTGCTGTGA